From a region of the Macrobrachium nipponense isolate FS-2020 chromosome 20, ASM1510439v2, whole genome shotgun sequence genome:
- the LOC135222478 gene encoding uncharacterized protein LOC135222478 has product MVEPAGAMAMFVLRLAGLLSLENALQDQKDNLTDSVYNFTDIAINQSVSGVNLSWAGLDASNPATAANVPGESSSAIDLLQTTSPTLQSSAPSTTVPFPPSTITLHSTNIITSMPKTTAPVHKTPVPPINVNFNRNTKKINRRRNHTSSARRRKLTKGQSQSERTDLIRSSHTIHGQSSGTEEMLPLADASTDQQIPKPEHYSDDQSIGDIPKTDTDERELEDPTQTKKDFDEAITSDSSSHPQSQIKLGRSDYSSELYPESFSVITPLPVTATMQPTAETDELPSMSPTQMATDKPQPRLEMLAEDDGELLGLLDHQKLRSLEAPPEDYIRSDFEYYDFSVHHEDALQTEAPTLSSLNLVSPVPSGRFVAPESVPRKKPEERTEPQPSRPRKLPPARPIPPSQPRSGLRNNPYPYGPKLLPGPYAPLTPNLPSPATDDETRGRHVPTEYSYEEDFEYYYDSHESGDSRYEVQTKEPPVLFVFDKPGYSPEAPTTLLPATRSPTPSDPWDCAPRCPRYTLLDWNTDYDVRQYPRTTWVSTVIISENRVLAELEGYMRVQDYFYGLNDQGLVLNLTVPFVTQIKFGKHPGVLHEMNDYTVSLYVQPSATPNAVELPTPISNEVLVDDLETKTVFVHSFEANVWDVTEKFLETKVETLMTQLRHNGEAFLDRYYYLASYSRPELYQPVYYEVWVYATNFRDPQTSSASAGIGRLPQTNKVTQKTLSKLCRGVECPNFEVIRTYKYGIQKRRYYNGLFASTFPKECQFTTMSVWKGFMPLHLYKHGINSHMEVIEATRPIALVNIRDSSDPNTECPQNMTMSLYLPKRLHSNPPITGFAAPEVHITSLNDVIVYVYTVGGYLLDPQRVRKELADMKYRLTEFGACYKDDEYYVVIYDFIVRYHGRQNEIWIVAENCKATHNG; this is encoded by the exons ATGGTAGAGCCTGCTGGAGCAATGGCGATGTTTGTCCTTCGCCTGGCAGGGCTTCTTTCTCTGGAGAATGCCCTGCAGGATCAGAAAGACAATCTGACGGATTCGGTTTACAACTTCACGGATATTGCCATTAATCAAAGTGTGTCTGGGGTTAACCTGTCTTGGGCAGGGCTGGATGCGTCTAACCCTGCAACTGCTGCGAATGTTCCGGGTGAGAGCTCCTCAGCAATTGATCTTCTACAGACAACATCACCAACACTGCAGTCGTCTGCTCCCAGTACCACTGTACCCTTTCCACCTTCCACCATCACTTTACATAGTACAAATATTATAACCTCAATGCCAAAAACCACAGCGCCGGTTCATAAAACTCCTGTGCCACCGATTAATgtaaattttaatagaaataCCAAAAAGATTAATAGAAGAAGAAATCACACATCTAGTGCCAGAAGAAGAAAACTCACAAAAGGGCAGTCACAAAGTGAACGTACTGACCTAATCAGATCTAGTCATACAATTCATGGTCAGTCTAGTGGAACTGAAGAGATGCTTCCTTTAGCAGATGCTAGCACTGATCAACAGATACCAAAGCCTGAACATTATTCCGATGACCAAAGTATTGGAGATATTCCCAAGACTGACACAGATGAAAGGGAATTAGAAGACCCGACACAGactaaaaaggattttgatgAGGCTATAACTTCTGATTCATCTAGTCATCCTCAAAGTCAAATTAAGTTAGGAAGATCTGACTATTCATCAGAACTTTATCCAGAGTCTTTTTCAGTCATTACTCCACTACCAGTTACTGCAACCATGCAACCTACAGCGGAAACTGATGAGTTGCCATCTATGAGCCCCACACAGATGGCCACTGACAAGCCTCAGCCTAGGCTTGAAATGCTTGCTGAGGACGATGGCGAGTTATTAGGTTTACTTGACCACCAGAAGCTGAGAAGCTTAGAAGCGCCTCCTGAAGATTATATTAGAAGTGACTTTGAGTACTACGATTTCAGTGTTCATCATGAAGATGCCTTGCAAACAGAAGCTCCAACGTTATCCTCTCTGAACTTGGTCAGTCCAGTGCCATCTGGACGGTTTGTAGCGCCTGAGTCGGTACCAAGAAAGAAACCAGAAGAGAGAACTGAGCCACAGCCAAGTAGACCAAGAAAGTTGCCCCCAGCAAGACCAATTCCTCCTTCTCAACCAAGGTCAGGGTTGAGAAATAACCCGTATCCCTATGGCCCTAAGCTTCTGCCCGGGCCTTATGCACCTCTGACGCCAAATTTACCCTCCCCGGCCACTGACGATGAGACTAGAGGAAGGCACGTTCCTACAGAGTACAGCTACGAGGAAGATTTCGAGTATTACTACGATTCTCACGAGTCTGGGGATTCGAGGTACGAAGTGCAGACGAAAGAGCCTCCGGTGCTCTTTGTTTTCGACAAACCTGGCTACTCACCGGAAGCTCCTACCACTCTACTGCCGGCAAC gcgTTCCCCAACACCGAGTGACCCGTGGGACTGTGCCCCCAGGTGCCCCAG ATACACGCTGCTGGACTGGAACACTGACTATGACGTCAGACAGTACCCCAGGACCACTTGGGTCAGCACCGTTATCATTTCTGAAAACCGGGTCTTGGCTGAGCTTGAGGGGTACATGCGAGTCCAGGATTACTTCTACGGTCTCAATGATCAAG GTTTGGTGTTGAACCTCACCGTCCCCTTCGTAACGCAGATCAAGTTTGGGAAACACCCGGGCGTCCTCCACGAAATGAACGATTACACAGTCTCTCTCTACGTCCAGCCCAGCGCCACGCCGAACGCCGTTGAATTGCCGACGCCGATCAGCAATGAG GTGTTGGTGGACGACCTGGAAACTAAGACTGTGTTTGTGCATAGCTTCGAGGCGAACGTCTGGGATGTGACCGAAAAATTTCTGGAGACAAAGGTCGAGACGCTGATGACCCAGCTGCGGCACAACGGAGAGGCCTTCCTGGACAGATACTACTACCTCGCCTCCTACAGTAG GCCGGAGTTGTACCAACCGGTGTATTACGAAGTGTGGGTATATGCCACGAACTTCAGGGATCCCCAAACGTCTTCTGCGTCCGCTGGCATCGGGAGGTTACCTCAGACGAATAAGGTCACCCAGAAAACATTGAGTAAACTCTGCAGAG GTGTTGAGTGCCCAAACTTCGAAGTGATCAGGACTTACAAATATGGCATCCAGAAGAGGCGGTATTACAACGGGCTCTTTGCCTCAACGTTTCCCAAGGAGTGTCAGTTCACAACAATGAGCGTCTGGAAAGGATTCATGCCTCTTCATCTCTATAAACACG GAATCAACTCCCACATGGAAGTGATCGAGGCGACGCGCCCCATTGCCCTTGTCAACATCCGGGACTCGAGCGACCCCAACACGGAATGTCCCCAAAACATGACTATGTCTCTTTACCTCCCGAAGAGGCTTCATTCCAACCCTCCCATTACTGGATTCGCGGCA CCCGAAGTCCACATCACATCGTTGAATGACGTCATCGTGTACGTCTACACAGTCGGCGGTTATTTACTGGATCCGCAGCGAGTCCGGAAGGAACTGGCGGACATGAAATATAGACTCACGGAATTCGGCGCCTGCTACAAAGACGACGAATATTACGTCGTCATTTACGACTTCATAGTCAG GTACCACGGCAGGCAAAACGAGATCTGGATCGTTGCCGAAAACTGCAAGGCCACACACAACGGCTGA